The Aquila chrysaetos chrysaetos chromosome 6, bAquChr1.4, whole genome shotgun sequence genome window below encodes:
- the SCNN1D gene encoding amiloride-sensitive sodium channel subunit delta: MEQEAAREEEKKEGLIEFYDSFKDMFEFFCKNTTIHGTIRLVCSDSNRMKTAFWTLLLLASFGMLYWQFALMFSQYWAYPVVLTMSMHSEPKMFPAITICNLDPYRFELVSEHLVQLDHMAEESIAFLYGVNTSASLFHMNEKNIRIKDFSRTGNLSRSSFKLSQNFSLMRMSDHNNRSGKKLSSVGFRLCNATGGNCFYKTYSSGMDAILEWYRFHYMNIMSQLPVIINISDHEEQIEDMVYSCQYDGEPCRPSDYVHFHHPVFGSCYTFNSKGTDSFWTATKPGIPYGLSLILRAEQKDHIPLLSTVAGVKVMIHNHNQTPFLEHEGFDIRPGIATTIGIQQDEVNRLGGNYGKCTTNGDDVNVKLLYNNSYTLQACLHSCFQHIMVRKCGCGYYYYPLPPGAEYCDYNKQPAWGHCFYQLYNRLRNHHLNCFDQCPKPCRESLYKVSAGTAKWPSAKSQDWIRQALRHQNRYNSTSNRKDIAKVTIFYQQLNYQSVNESPLLSENLLLSSMGSQWSLWFGSSVLSVVEMFELLIDTLVLSLLFCYQRFRSKKTLQVAHAPTIPSVSLTLENYRVVQEEAGKGDDSAHTHPSGVTIAMGNNSDLHLHPLSSKVEMPELCPDVVLNGFRYTKDSSLEGEPDS; the protein is encoded by the exons ATGGAGCAGGAAGCGgcaagagaagaagagaagaaagaaggctTGATTGAGTTTTATGATTCCTTCAAGGATATGTTTGAGTTCTTCTGTAAGAACACAACAATCCATGGCACCATCCGCCTTGTATGCTCAGACAGCAATAggatgaaaacagctttttggaCTCTGCTTTTACTTGCCAGCTTCGGCATGTTATACTGGCAATTTGCACTTATGTTCAGCCAGTACTGGGCCTACCCTGTTGTCCTGACCATGTCAATGCATTCAGAGCCCAAGATGTTTCCAGCAATTACCATCTGCAATCTGGACCCATACAG ATTTGAACTGGTTAGTGAGCATTTGGTTCAACTGGACCACATGGCAGAGGAATCAATCGCTTTTTTGTACGGCGTCAACACATCCGCCAGCTTATTCCACATGAACGAGAAAAACATCCGCATAAAAGACTTCTCAAGGACAGGCAACCTCAGCAGATCTAGCTTCAAGCTGAGCCAAAACTTCTCACTCATGAGAATGTCTGACCACAATAACAGGTCAGGGAAGAAGCTTTCCAGCGTGGGCTTCAGGCTG tGCAATGCCACAGGTGGGAATTGCTTCTACAAGACCTATTCATCTGGGATGGATGCAATTCTTGAATGGTACAGGTTTCACTACATGAATATCATGTCCCAGCTACCAGTTATAATCAACATTTCTGACCATGAGGAGCAAATAGAAGATATGGTCTACTCCTGTCAGTACGATGGGGAGCCCTGCAGACCCAG TGACTATGTTCACTTTCACCACCCAGTCTTTGGAAGCTGCTATACTTTTAACAGCAAGGGCACAGACTCTTTTTGGACAGCTACAAAACCAGGAATTCCTTACG GACTTTCCCTTAtcctgagagcagagcagaaggatcACATCCCACTCTTGTCTACAGTCGCAGGTGTGAAAGTGATGATACACAACCACAATCAGACACCATTCCTTGAGCATGAAGGCTTTGACATCAGACCAGGCATTGCAACTACCATAGGCATTCAGCAG GATGAGGTGAATCGCCTGGGTGGCAATTATGGGAAATGCACAACTAATGGCGATGATGTGAATGTTAAACTCCTGTACAACAACTCCTACACCCTGCAG gcTTGTTTGCATTCCTGCTTTCAGCACATAATGGTTCGAAAATGTGGCTGCGGTTATTACTACTACCCACTGCCTCCTGGTGCTGAATACTGTGACTACAATAAGCAGCCTGCATGGG GTCACTGCTTTTACCAGCTGTACAACAGGCTCAGAAATCATCACCTGAATTGTTTTGACCAGTGCCCCAAGCCTTGCCG GGAATCACTGTACAAGGTGTCTGCTGGGACAGCTAAATGGCCGTCAGCGAAGTCTCAG GACTGGATCCGCCAAGCTCTAAGGCATCAGAATAGATATAACTCTACCAGCAACAG GAAGGATATTGCCAAGGTGACTATCTTCTACCAGCAACTGAACTACCAGTCTGTGAACGAGTCTCCTTTACTCTCA GAGAATCTGCTTCTGTCCAGCATGGGAAGCCAATGGAGTCTCTGGTTTGGATCCTCAGTGTTGTCTGTAGTTGAAATGTTTGAGCTGCTTATAGATACACTAGTCTtgtctctgctcttctgctaCCAAAGGTTCAGGTCAAAGAAGACATTGCAAGTAGCTCACGCTCCTACCATCCCCAGCGTGAGCTTGACCCTAGAAAACTACCGAGTTGTGCAagaagaagctggaaaaggtgatgattcTGCTCATACTCACCCTTCTGGAGTGACTATTGCCATGGGCAACAACAGTGACCTGCATCTTCACCCACTCTCCAGCAAGGTGGAAATGCCCGAGCTTTGCCCAGATGTCGTGCTTAATGGGTTTAGATACACGAAGGACAGCTCTTTGGAAGGGGAACCGGATAGCTAA